Proteins encoded by one window of Haloarcula pelagica:
- a CDS encoding SDR family NAD(P)-dependent oxidoreductase — protein sequence MLAERHTDRTVLVTGAASGIGRGIARRFGTEGANVVVADVQREPKQGARYDSDVTTPTDTAIAEETPGSATYVETDVGDPDSVAAMVETAVETYGGIDVLVNNAGIQIVGDSQSTTIEEWQRSIDIDLSGAFYCAKFAVPHLVERQGQIINIGSVRGFEGGGGPPYAAAKGGVVNMTRDLAIELGEDGVRVNCINPGYIETPLQDINTDEDVAKAEEHTLLPRFGTPEDIGDAAVFLASDEASFITGANLAVDGGWLAHSGL from the coding sequence ATGCTCGCAGAGCGACACACGGACCGGACGGTCCTCGTCACCGGCGCGGCGAGTGGTATCGGACGCGGCATCGCACGGCGGTTCGGTACCGAAGGCGCGAACGTGGTGGTGGCGGATGTCCAGCGGGAGCCAAAACAGGGCGCCCGGTACGACAGCGACGTGACAACGCCGACGGACACCGCCATCGCCGAGGAGACCCCCGGCAGTGCCACATACGTCGAGACGGATGTCGGCGACCCCGACAGCGTCGCCGCGATGGTCGAGACGGCGGTCGAGACGTACGGCGGGATCGATGTCCTCGTCAACAACGCCGGCATCCAGATCGTCGGTGATTCTCAGTCGACGACGATCGAGGAGTGGCAGCGCTCTATCGACATCGACCTGAGCGGAGCCTTCTACTGCGCTAAGTTCGCGGTGCCACACCTCGTCGAGCGTCAGGGCCAGATCATCAACATCGGCTCCGTGCGGGGCTTCGAAGGCGGCGGCGGCCCGCCGTACGCGGCGGCGAAAGGCGGCGTCGTCAACATGACGCGTGACCTCGCGATCGAACTGGGTGAGGACGGCGTCCGGGTCAACTGCATCAACCCCGGATACATCGAGACGCCGCTCCAGGACATCAACACCGACGAGGATGTCGCCAAGGCCGAGGAACACACCCTCCTACCCCGGTTCGGGACCCCCGAGGACATCGGCGACGCGGCCGTGTTCCTCGCCAGCGACGAGGCGTCGTTCATCACCGGCGCGAACCTCGCGGTCGACGGCGGCTGGCTCGCACACAGCGGCCTGTAG
- a CDS encoding L-rhamnose mutarotase: MADTERAVYVQRLDPDQREEYVAAHDDVPEGVTDAMERGGVEEFELYVRDDVAVCILECDDLDAYLDAVDGDETVAEWERYTGQFKESGVDADADPEAGIPFMERVWRFDPEGE; the protein is encoded by the coding sequence ATGGCAGACACAGAGCGTGCCGTCTACGTCCAGCGACTCGACCCCGACCAGCGCGAGGAGTACGTCGCGGCCCACGACGACGTGCCCGAGGGCGTGACCGACGCGATGGAGCGGGGCGGCGTCGAGGAGTTCGAGTTGTACGTCCGCGACGACGTGGCGGTCTGCATCCTGGAGTGTGATGACCTGGACGCCTACCTCGACGCCGTCGACGGCGACGAGACCGTCGCCGAGTGGGAGCGCTACACGGGGCAGTTCAAGGAGTCCGGCGTCGACGCCGACGCCGATCCGGAGGCGGGCATCCCGTTCATGGAGCGGGTCTGGCGGTTCGACCCCGAGGGCGAGTGA
- a CDS encoding ABC transporter permease has translation MATEQGFIGRTFGDRDDVLLTLLDNMIWPILAIVLLGVLVFVPQTFRSAQLILWGAVPIGLLVLAESLCLLSGHFDLSIGSIAGFSAMFTGMLLGTCPSCWSVTTSPWIGFAVILLVGSLIGLVNGVMIAKVGLNPFLQTLAFLIIFEGAKTAMQTQPVTGLPALYTRVGATPRFAIGLMLVAFLIAGLVLRYTSFGQAVYALGSSEHSAREVGIDTERLIILIYTISGVLSAIAGLMLTGFVGVVPPLIGEGLVFQAFAGAVIGGISLFGGRGKITGALGGVILIQVIQSALNNSPVVGATQIQMINGIVLLAAILLYSTQTKLRARILASGAV, from the coding sequence ATGGCAACGGAACAAGGATTCATCGGCCGGACCTTCGGGGACCGGGACGACGTGCTGCTGACACTGTTAGACAACATGATCTGGCCGATCCTGGCCATCGTCCTACTGGGGGTCCTGGTGTTCGTCCCCCAGACGTTCAGGTCGGCCCAGCTGATCCTGTGGGGAGCAGTCCCGATCGGACTGCTCGTCCTGGCGGAGAGCCTCTGTCTCCTGTCGGGACACTTCGACCTCTCGATCGGTTCTATCGCCGGGTTCTCGGCGATGTTCACGGGGATGCTCCTCGGGACCTGCCCGAGTTGCTGGTCGGTGACGACCAGCCCGTGGATCGGCTTCGCCGTGATCCTGCTGGTCGGGTCGCTCATCGGCCTGGTCAACGGTGTGATGATCGCGAAGGTCGGGCTGAATCCGTTCCTGCAGACGCTGGCGTTCCTCATCATCTTCGAGGGCGCCAAGACGGCCATGCAGACTCAGCCCGTGACTGGCCTTCCGGCGCTGTACACGCGGGTCGGCGCGACGCCCCGGTTCGCTATCGGCTTGATGCTGGTCGCGTTCCTGATCGCCGGACTGGTGTTGCGGTACACCTCCTTCGGACAGGCGGTGTACGCGCTCGGGAGTTCGGAACACTCCGCCCGCGAAGTGGGGATCGACACCGAACGACTCATCATCCTCATTTACACCATCAGCGGCGTGCTGTCGGCCATCGCGGGACTGATGCTCACCGGATTCGTCGGTGTCGTCCCGCCGCTGATCGGTGAGGGACTCGTGTTCCAGGCGTTCGCCGGTGCGGTTATCGGCGGCATCAGCCTCTTTGGCGGCCGGGGGAAGATCACCGGCGCGCTCGGTGGCGTCATCCTCATCCAGGTCATCCAGTCGGCACTGAACAACAGTCCGGTCGTCGGTGCGACACAGATTCAGATGATAAACGGTATCGTCCTGTTGGCGGCGATCCTGCTGTACAGTACTCAGACCAAACTCCGCGCTCGCATCCTCGCGAGTGGTGCGGTATGA
- a CDS encoding TIGR03560 family F420-dependent LLM class oxidoreductase, which produces MQFDWMVQCYAGAGVHRDTPMLDSLDRETVLRGADAAVDTGLEGLWVPDHFMLGPKAEEFEVWTLLSALAERTEAVDLGPLVGSITYRNPALLAKMATTVDVLSAGRLRLGLGAGWHEEEHRAYGFDFPDVGTRIEMLDEGLQVVKAMFTEAEPTFKGDHYTIDGALNEPKPVSQPHPPIVVGGAGPKMLRLAARHADEWNVEISGRARGRSIEFKARKFDEYLEDEGRDPDDVERSWLAHVLVREDEAAVEEAVEDIFPLPWGEESDMDDQLTTAAEAREKGDMLIGTPAQVAEQIEGIRELGFEKLQLLFLDFPDHRGMELFGDEVAPEFR; this is translated from the coding sequence ATGCAGTTCGACTGGATGGTCCAGTGCTACGCGGGCGCTGGGGTTCACCGTGACACACCGATGCTCGATAGCCTCGACCGAGAGACGGTCCTCCGGGGCGCGGACGCGGCCGTCGACACCGGCCTGGAGGGACTGTGGGTGCCCGACCACTTCATGCTCGGCCCGAAGGCCGAGGAGTTCGAGGTCTGGACGCTCCTGAGTGCGCTCGCCGAGCGGACCGAGGCTGTCGACCTCGGGCCGCTGGTGGGGTCGATCACGTACCGGAACCCGGCTCTGCTGGCGAAGATGGCGACGACGGTCGACGTGCTCTCGGCGGGGCGGCTCCGACTCGGGCTCGGGGCCGGCTGGCACGAAGAGGAACACCGCGCCTACGGCTTCGACTTCCCCGATGTCGGGACCCGCATCGAGATGCTCGACGAGGGACTCCAGGTCGTGAAGGCGATGTTCACCGAGGCGGAGCCGACGTTCAAGGGGGACCACTACACCATCGACGGCGCGCTGAACGAGCCGAAACCGGTAAGCCAGCCCCACCCCCCGATCGTCGTCGGCGGCGCGGGGCCGAAGATGCTCCGGCTCGCCGCCCGCCACGCCGACGAGTGGAACGTCGAGATCAGCGGCCGGGCCCGCGGCCGCTCGATCGAGTTCAAGGCCCGGAAGTTCGACGAGTACCTCGAAGACGAGGGACGGGACCCCGACGATGTCGAGCGGTCGTGGCTGGCCCACGTGCTCGTTCGCGAGGACGAGGCCGCTGTCGAGGAAGCCGTCGAGGACATCTTCCCGCTCCCGTGGGGCGAGGAGTCGGACATGGACGACCAGCTCACCACCGCCGCGGAGGCCCGCGAGAAAGGCGACATGCTCATCGGGACGCCCGCACAGGTCGCCGAGCAGATCGAGGGGATCCGCGAGCTCGGCTTCGAGAAGCTCCAACTGCTGTTTCTGGACTTCCCCGACCACCGCGGGATGGAGCTGTTCGGCGACGAGGTCGCGCCGGAGTTCCGGTGA
- a CDS encoding sugar ABC transporter substrate-binding protein, which yields MRGSDRRKFLKATGAAITTISLAGCGGNGGDGGSGGGGDGGDGGSGDGGSGGDGGSTGDGGGGSGNSLDKVGMTAYVRGGSWITAYIEAARFYAEDQGIELDVRPNQQSAQKQVSDIREFANSDHDAILVGVWQTGAAEGAINQAIQGGTPVFATNADTSSSEIPLYVGFSNYDGGASSGEEMVSALEEQYPDKDTYRVLNVRGPQGNQSANQRSQGFIDVMNEQDNVEVAQTLNGEFARDVAQSTVQEFIQANGRVDGIYSGNLSMGLGVVGALRNLDMLVPQGEDGHVCLTQMDGSPEVNPLVGEGMIDAAVDQPNYFYNPIAMYYMREYVESGMDESVIPEVGSEVSSDQLNIEPGQHKGVEMWSEPIWEPGVMREQNGHPWFRTNSVVITQENYDQPFLWGNVWG from the coding sequence ATGCGAGGTAGTGACAGGCGAAAGTTCCTGAAAGCGACCGGGGCAGCAATCACAACCATCTCACTCGCGGGGTGTGGGGGCAACGGCGGAGACGGCGGCAGCGGTGGAGGCGGTGACGGCGGCGACGGTGGCAGCGGTGACGGCGGAAGCGGTGGCGATGGCGGGTCCACCGGTGACGGCGGCGGTGGTAGCGGAAACTCGCTCGACAAGGTCGGGATGACCGCGTACGTCCGTGGCGGCTCCTGGATCACAGCCTACATCGAGGCGGCCCGGTTCTACGCGGAGGACCAGGGGATCGAACTCGATGTTCGGCCGAACCAGCAAAGCGCCCAGAAGCAGGTTTCGGATATCCGCGAGTTCGCCAACAGCGACCACGACGCGATCCTCGTCGGTGTCTGGCAGACCGGCGCGGCCGAGGGGGCGATCAACCAGGCAATCCAGGGCGGGACGCCGGTGTTCGCGACGAACGCCGACACCTCCAGTTCGGAGATTCCGCTGTACGTCGGGTTCAGCAACTACGACGGCGGCGCGAGTTCGGGCGAGGAGATGGTCTCGGCACTGGAAGAACAGTACCCCGACAAGGACACCTACCGCGTCCTGAACGTCCGGGGTCCACAGGGGAACCAGTCGGCCAACCAGCGCTCACAGGGCTTCATCGACGTGATGAACGAACAGGACAACGTCGAAGTCGCACAGACGCTCAACGGCGAGTTCGCCCGCGACGTTGCCCAGTCGACCGTCCAGGAGTTCATCCAGGCCAACGGCCGGGTCGACGGGATCTACTCCGGGAACCTCTCGATGGGACTAGGTGTTGTTGGGGCGCTTCGCAACCTCGACATGCTGGTCCCGCAGGGTGAGGACGGCCACGTCTGCCTGACCCAGATGGACGGCAGCCCCGAGGTGAACCCACTGGTCGGCGAAGGGATGATCGACGCGGCGGTCGACCAGCCCAACTACTTCTACAACCCCATCGCGATGTACTACATGCGCGAGTACGTCGAGAGCGGGATGGACGAGAGCGTCATCCCGGAGGTTGGGTCGGAAGTCAGCTCCGACCAGTTGAACATCGAACCCGGCCAGCACAAAGGTGTGGAGATGTGGTCGGAACCGATCTGGGAACCCGGGGTCATGCGTGAACAGAACGGTCACCCGTGGTTCCGGACAAACAGCGTCGTCATCACCCAAGAGAACTACGACCAGCCGTTCCTCTGGGGTAACGTCTGGGGCTAA
- a CDS encoding aldo/keto reductase — MNYRRLGSTGTRVSDLCLGTWRFGKETNGVVETGREEAHELLDAAWDRGINFIDTANVYGSPHGTSEEYIGEWLDDHDRTDFVIASKVYFPFDGWGEPGPNDSGLGRKHIRAQVEGTLDRLGTDYLDLYYIHRWDEESDIEETLRTLNDLVREGKVNYLGASTMAAWQLTKALWKSDVEGLERFDVTQPLHHAGYYEDVREYLDVCADQDIAVCPYSPLAGGFLTGKYERADPDDPEAVEAPDGARGSFDDFFDDYYLSERGWHVLDEIRTVADEVDATPAQVSLRWLMEWDEFTCVPIVGARTVDQLDENVAATEVSISDAQWDRIMDARYDPDGNLWGH; from the coding sequence ATGAACTATCGACGGCTCGGCAGTACGGGAACCCGTGTCTCGGACCTCTGTCTCGGGACGTGGCGCTTCGGCAAGGAGACAAACGGCGTGGTCGAGACGGGCCGCGAGGAGGCCCACGAACTGCTGGACGCGGCCTGGGATCGCGGGATCAACTTCATCGACACCGCGAACGTCTACGGCTCGCCACACGGCACCAGCGAGGAGTACATCGGGGAGTGGCTCGACGACCACGACCGGACGGACTTCGTCATCGCCTCGAAAGTGTACTTCCCGTTCGACGGCTGGGGCGAGCCGGGTCCGAACGACTCCGGGCTGGGTCGCAAGCACATCCGCGCACAGGTCGAAGGGACCCTGGACCGCCTCGGGACCGACTACCTGGATCTGTACTACATCCACCGCTGGGACGAGGAGAGCGACATCGAGGAGACGCTGCGGACGCTGAACGACCTCGTGCGCGAGGGGAAAGTCAACTACCTCGGAGCCTCGACGATGGCCGCCTGGCAGCTCACGAAGGCCCTCTGGAAGTCAGATGTCGAAGGGCTCGAACGGTTCGACGTGACACAGCCGCTCCACCACGCCGGCTACTACGAGGACGTGCGCGAGTACCTCGACGTGTGCGCCGACCAGGACATCGCTGTCTGTCCGTACTCGCCGCTGGCCGGCGGGTTCCTCACCGGGAAGTACGAGCGGGCCGACCCCGACGATCCCGAAGCCGTCGAGGCACCCGACGGCGCCCGCGGGAGCTTCGACGACTTCTTCGACGACTACTACCTCTCCGAGCGGGGCTGGCACGTCCTCGACGAGATTCGGACCGTCGCCGACGAGGTCGACGCGACACCCGCACAGGTGTCGCTGCGCTGGCTGATGGAGTGGGACGAGTTCACCTGTGTCCCCATCGTCGGCGCCCGCACGGTCGACCAGCTCGACGAGAACGTCGCCGCGACCGAGGTCTCCATCTCGGACGCACAGTGGGACCGCATCATGGACGCCCGCTACGACCCCGACGGGAACCTCTGGGGGCACTGA
- a CDS encoding mannonate dehydratase — MVSPALVLPHEPDDRWHLARQMGVDDAVIHPLEIGDGRTQWSYDDLQGLSNWLAEVGLNFSVLEGAVPISDRIRLGREGRDEDIEVFKEFLRNCGEVGIPVVCYDWMAGVRWARTAAHVEARGGSYVTEFDIEKTRGGPETLPDATHEDLWDGIEYFLQEVTPVAEEAGVKLGLHPDDPPRESLRDIPRIATSVENYDRVLAAYDSEYNGVTFCQGNFAAMGADIPAAIEQFGEKINFVHFRDIEGDEDAFVETWHDDGPTDMLAAMRAYERHVDDDVPMRPDHVPTMAGEDNSNPGYHTKGRLFAIGYMRGLREQVQADD, encoded by the coding sequence ATGGTTTCGCCCGCACTGGTACTGCCGCACGAACCGGACGACCGCTGGCACCTCGCTCGACAGATGGGCGTCGACGACGCCGTGATCCACCCGCTTGAGATCGGCGACGGTCGCACGCAGTGGAGCTACGACGACCTGCAGGGGCTCTCGAACTGGCTGGCCGAGGTCGGCCTGAACTTCTCGGTCCTGGAGGGTGCAGTCCCCATCTCGGACCGGATCCGCCTCGGTCGTGAGGGCCGTGACGAGGACATCGAGGTGTTCAAGGAGTTCCTCCGGAATTGTGGGGAGGTCGGTATCCCCGTCGTCTGTTACGACTGGATGGCGGGCGTCCGCTGGGCACGAACCGCCGCCCACGTGGAGGCCCGCGGTGGCTCCTACGTCACCGAGTTCGATATCGAGAAGACCCGAGGCGGGCCCGAGACGCTCCCGGACGCGACCCACGAGGACCTCTGGGACGGCATCGAGTACTTCCTGCAGGAGGTCACACCTGTCGCGGAGGAAGCCGGCGTGAAACTCGGTCTCCACCCCGACGATCCGCCCCGCGAGTCACTTCGTGATATCCCCCGCATCGCGACCAGCGTGGAGAACTACGACCGCGTGCTGGCGGCGTACGACAGCGAGTACAACGGCGTGACGTTCTGCCAGGGGAACTTCGCCGCGATGGGCGCGGACATCCCCGCGGCCATCGAACAGTTCGGCGAGAAGATCAACTTCGTCCACTTCCGCGACATCGAGGGGGACGAAGACGCGTTCGTCGAAACCTGGCACGACGACGGCCCGACCGACATGCTCGCCGCGATGCGGGCCTACGAGCGCCACGTCGACGACGATGTCCCGATGCGACCCGACCACGTCCCCACGATGGCCGGCGAGGACAACTCCAACCCCGGCTACCACACGAAGGGGCGCCTGTTCGCCATCGGCTACATGCGCGGCCTGCGCGAGCAGGTCCAGGCCGACGACTGA
- a CDS encoding ATP-binding cassette domain-containing protein has product MSVDDGTATEQRHAESGDTESAGTPKLHAENLTKQFGRIVAVEDVSLEIQPSEVFALVGDNGAGKSTLMNMLSGVHEPTKGQIYKDGQPVNFDNPSDARATGIETVYQDLALMDDLDIATNIFIGQFPRNGFGPFRIIDWDETYERAEEIMMDQLGRDVDIRTEVEFLSGGQRQLVAIGRALAFDPDVIILDEPTSALSVDATRLVQDTIDTLADQGITIVIVSHNIESVLKHADRIGVLFQGQLVDIKQPAETDLEELNELMTTGTLASGRLDD; this is encoded by the coding sequence ATGAGCGTCGACGACGGGACCGCGACCGAACAGCGCCACGCCGAAAGCGGCGACACTGAGTCGGCCGGAACCCCGAAGCTCCACGCGGAGAACCTCACCAAGCAGTTCGGTCGGATCGTCGCCGTCGAGGATGTCTCGCTGGAGATCCAGCCGTCGGAGGTGTTCGCACTCGTCGGCGACAACGGCGCCGGCAAGTCGACACTGATGAACATGCTCAGCGGCGTCCACGAGCCCACGAAAGGGCAGATCTACAAGGACGGCCAGCCGGTGAACTTCGACAACCCATCCGACGCGCGGGCCACCGGCATCGAGACGGTGTATCAGGACCTCGCGCTGATGGACGACCTCGACATCGCGACGAACATCTTCATCGGCCAGTTCCCGCGCAACGGCTTTGGCCCTTTCCGGATCATCGACTGGGACGAGACCTACGAACGGGCCGAAGAGATCATGATGGACCAACTGGGCCGGGACGTGGACATCAGGACGGAGGTGGAGTTCCTCTCGGGCGGCCAGCGGCAACTGGTCGCTATCGGCCGCGCGCTCGCGTTCGACCCGGATGTCATCATCCTCGACGAGCCCACGAGCGCGCTGTCGGTCGACGCGACCCGGCTCGTTCAGGACACCATCGACACGCTGGCCGATCAGGGAATCACTATCGTGATCGTCAGCCACAACATCGAGTCGGTGTTGAAACACGCCGACCGCATCGGCGTCCTCTTCCAGGGACAGCTCGTCGACATCAAACAGCCCGCCGAGACGGACTTGGAGGAGCTGAACGAACTGATGACGACCGGGACGTTGGCGAGCGGGCGGCTGGACGACTAG
- the rhcF gene encoding 2,4-diketo-3-deoxy-L-rhamnonate hydrolase (part of the rhamnose catabolism pathway), whose amino-acid sequence MQFVRYTTGGTPEWGVRRDEEIVPLSGLREDVTYQQLTDPGFLRVVEDAVDAMADHAVPVADAKLLAPVPRPGKIICVGLNYHDHAEEQDEEIPERPLLFGKSSTAVTNPGDPIVHPEELDEVDFEVELGVVIGRTAKDVSTEEAREYVAGYTAVNDVSGRDAQFDDGQFFRGKSYDTFAPMGPTLVPDDRLDPGNLDVACRVNGETMQASNTEEFIFGVEEVVSYISGITTLRPGDVISTGTPGGVGIFRDPPELLEPGDTVDVEIDGIGTLTNPVVARD is encoded by the coding sequence ATGCAGTTCGTCAGGTATACCACTGGTGGTACCCCGGAGTGGGGCGTCCGCCGTGACGAGGAGATCGTCCCGCTGTCGGGGCTCAGAGAGGACGTGACGTACCAACAGCTCACCGATCCTGGATTCCTCCGGGTCGTCGAGGACGCTGTCGACGCGATGGCCGACCACGCCGTCCCCGTCGCGGACGCGAAACTGCTCGCGCCGGTTCCCCGGCCGGGCAAGATCATCTGTGTCGGGCTGAACTACCACGACCACGCCGAAGAACAGGACGAAGAGATCCCAGAGCGGCCGCTATTGTTCGGCAAGTCCAGCACTGCGGTCACCAATCCCGGCGATCCGATCGTCCACCCCGAAGAACTCGACGAAGTGGACTTCGAGGTCGAACTCGGCGTGGTTATCGGTCGCACCGCGAAGGATGTCTCGACCGAGGAGGCGCGCGAGTACGTCGCGGGGTACACGGCGGTCAACGACGTGAGCGGGCGTGACGCGCAGTTCGACGACGGGCAGTTCTTCCGGGGCAAGAGCTACGACACGTTTGCGCCGATGGGACCGACGCTTGTCCCGGACGACCGACTCGACCCGGGGAATCTGGACGTGGCCTGCCGCGTCAACGGGGAGACGATGCAGGCTTCGAACACCGAGGAGTTCATCTTCGGCGTCGAAGAGGTCGTCTCCTACATCAGCGGTATCACGACGCTGCGGCCCGGGGATGTCATCTCGACGGGCACACCCGGTGGAGTCGGCATCTTCCGTGACCCCCCGGAACTGCTCGAACCCGGCGACACCGTCGACGTAGAGATCGACGGCATCGGGACGCTGACCAACCCCGTCGTCGCCAGAGACTGA
- a CDS encoding SMP-30/gluconolactonase/LRE family protein has translation MDTPKRVVDIECETGEGPLWHPADEQLYWCDIPRGHLYRYDPVADDYERVYSDDDERIGGFTIQQDGSLLLFQEAGAVRRLSRADWTTETVVAPDPDRFHERFNDVIADPEGRVFAGVMPDTDRNLPGQLYRLDTDGTFTLVRESCVLPNGMGFTPDLDRLYFTDTCEVDPAEPGYIYRYDYDRASGELTDPEVFVDASDIDGYPDGLTVDSEGHVWSAFWDGGALHRFGPDGSHERSVEFDPRKVSSVTFAGDEYDTAYVTTACVETRETEGADAGSLYRVGLGVTGRPEFRSAIGR, from the coding sequence ATGGACACGCCCAAACGAGTCGTCGACATCGAATGTGAGACCGGCGAGGGGCCGCTGTGGCACCCGGCGGACGAACAGCTCTACTGGTGTGACATCCCGAGGGGTCACCTCTATCGGTACGACCCGGTGGCCGACGACTACGAACGCGTCTACAGCGACGACGACGAGCGTATCGGCGGGTTCACGATCCAGCAGGACGGCTCACTCTTGCTGTTCCAGGAGGCCGGGGCCGTCCGGCGGCTCTCGCGTGCGGACTGGACCACCGAGACCGTCGTCGCGCCGGACCCCGACCGCTTCCACGAGCGGTTCAACGACGTGATCGCCGACCCGGAGGGACGGGTGTTCGCTGGCGTGATGCCCGACACCGACCGGAACCTACCGGGACAGCTCTACCGGCTCGACACCGACGGGACGTTTACGCTCGTCCGGGAGTCCTGTGTGCTGCCGAACGGGATGGGGTTCACTCCCGATCTCGATCGGCTGTACTTCACCGACACCTGCGAGGTCGACCCGGCCGAACCGGGCTACATCTACCGCTACGACTACGACCGCGCGAGCGGGGAGCTCACCGACCCCGAAGTGTTCGTCGACGCGAGCGACATCGATGGCTACCCCGACGGGCTGACCGTCGACAGCGAGGGCCACGTCTGGTCGGCGTTCTGGGACGGGGGCGCGCTCCACCGGTTCGGGCCCGACGGGAGCCACGAGCGCAGTGTCGAATTCGATCCGCGAAAAGTGTCGTCAGTGACGTTCGCCGGCGACGAGTACGACACGGCATACGTGACGACGGCCTGCGTCGAGACCCGCGAAACCGAAGGCGCGGACGCGGGCAGCCTCTACCGGGTCGGTCTCGGCGTGACCGGTCGGCCGGAGTTCCGGTCGGCGATCGGACGCTGA